The following are encoded together in the Drosophila sechellia strain sech25 chromosome 3R, ASM438219v1, whole genome shotgun sequence genome:
- the LOC6606865 gene encoding 40S ribosomal protein S25, which produces MPPKKDAKSSAKQPQKTQKKKEGSGGGKAKKKKWSKGKVRDKLNNQVLFDKATYEKLYKEVPAYKLITPSVVSERLKIRGSLAKRALIELREKGLIKQVVQHHSQVIYTRATKGDEA; this is translated from the exons ATG CCGCCTAAGAAGGACGCGAAGTCTTCGGCCAAGCAGCCGCAAAAGACACAAAAGAAGAAGGAGGGATCCGGCGGCGGCAAggccaagaagaagaagtgGTCCAAGGGAAAAGTCAGGGATAAGCTGAACAACCAGGTGCTGTTCGACAAGGCCACCTACGAGAAGCTGTACAAGGAAGTGCCCGCCTACAAGCTGATCACCCCATCGGTGGTCTCCGAGCGTCTGAAGATCCGCGGCTCCCTGGCCAAGCGTGCTCTCATCGAGCTGCGCGAGAAGG GTCTGATCAAGCAGGTCGTGCAGCATCATTCCCAGGTCATCTACACACGTGCCACCAAGGGTGATGAGGCGTAA